A genomic stretch from Vulpes lagopus strain Blue_001 chromosome 11, ASM1834538v1, whole genome shotgun sequence includes:
- the RPS6KB2 gene encoding ribosomal protein S6 kinase beta-2 isoform X3: MAAVFDLDLETEEGSEGEPEFSPSDVCPLAESRAAGPEPVGHCEEVELTETSVNLGPERIGPHCFELLRVLGKGGYGKVFQVRKVQGTNLGKIYAMKVLRKAVSFSRIWSERASSWKTQPGHIKLTDFGLCKESIHEGAVTHTFCGTIEYMAPEILVRSGHNRAVDWWSLGALMYDMLTGSPPFTAENRKKTMDKIIKGKLTLPPYLTPDARDLVKKFLKRNPSQRIGGGPGDSADVQRHPFFRHINWDDLLARRIDPPFRPCLQSEEDVSQFDTHFTRQTPVDSPDDTALSESANQAFLGFTYVAPSVLDSIKEGFSFQPKLRSPRRLNSSPRTPVSPLKFSPFEGFRPSSGPPEPMEPPLPPLLPPPPPPPSSTAPLPIRPPSGTKKSKRGRGRPGR, encoded by the exons ATGGCGGCCGTGTTTGACCTGGACTTGGAGACGGAGGAAGGCAGCGAGGGCGAGCCAGAGTTCAGCCCCTCG GACGTGTGTCCCCTTGCCGAGTCGAGGGCGGCTGGCCCGGA GCCTGTGGGACACTGTGAGGAGGTGGAGCTGACTGAGACCAGTGTGAACCTGGGCCCTGAACGCATCGGGCCCCACTGCTTTGAGCTGCTGCGTGTGCTGGGCAAGGGGGGCTATGGCAAG GTGTTCCAAGTCCGAAAGGTGCAGGGCACCAACTTGGGCAAGATATATGCCATGAAAGTCCTGAGAAAG GCGGTGAGCTTTTCACGCATCTGGAGCGAGAGGGCATCTTCCTGGAAGACACAGCCTG GCCACATCAAACTGACAGACTTTGGACTCTGCAAAGAGTCGATCCATGAGGGCGCTGTCACCCATACTTTCTGTGGCACCATTGAATACAT GGCCCCTGAGATTCTGGTACGCAGTGGCCACAACCGGGCTGTGGACTGGTGGAGCCTGGGGGCCCTGATGTATGACATGCTCACTGGATCG cCACCCTTCACCGCAGAGAACCGGAAGAAAACCATGGACAAGATCATCAAAGGGAAACTGACGCTGCCCCCCTACCTCACCCCGGATGCCCGGGACCTTGTCAAAAAG TTTCTGAAGCGGAATCCCAGCCAGCGGATCGGGGGTGGCCCAGGGGACTCTGCTGATGTGCAG AGGCACCCCTTCTTCCGGCACATTAATTGGGATGACCTCCTGGCTCGCCGCATAGACCCCCCTTTCAGGCCCTGTCTG CAGTCAGAGGAGGACGTGAGCCAGTTTGACACCCACTTCACACGGCAGACACCAGTGGACAGTCCAGATGATACGGCCCTCAGTGAGAGTGCCAACCAGGCCTTCCTG GGCTTCACATACGTGGCACCTTCTGTCCTGGACAGCATCAAGGAGGGCTTCTCATTCCAGCCCAAGCTACGCTCCCCCAGGCGCCTCAACAGTAGTCCCCGGACCCCAGTCAG CCCCCTGAAGTTCTCACCCTTTGAGGGATTCCGGCCCAGCTCTGGCCCACCGGAGCCCATGGAGCCCCCTCTACCTCCTctcctgccgccgccgccaccaccaccatcaagcactgcccctctccccatccgACCCCCCTCGGGGACCAAGAAGTCTAAGAGGGGCCGTGGGCGCCCTGGGCGCTAG
- the RPS6KB2 gene encoding ribosomal protein S6 kinase beta-2 isoform X1, with protein sequence MAAVFDLDLETEEGSEGEPEFSPSDVCPLAESRAAGPEPVGHCEEVELTETSVNLGPERIGPHCFELLRVLGKGGYGKVFQVRKVQGTNLGKIYAMKVLRKAKIVRNAKDTAHTRAERNILESVKHPFIVELAYAFQTGGKLYLILECLSGGELFTHLEREGIFLEDTACFYLAEITLALGHLHSQGIIYRDLKPENIMLNSQGHIKLTDFGLCKESIHEGAVTHTFCGTIEYMAPEILVRSGHNRAVDWWSLGALMYDMLTGSPPFTAENRKKTMDKIIKGKLTLPPYLTPDARDLVKKFLKRNPSQRIGGGPGDSADVQRHPFFRHINWDDLLARRIDPPFRPCLQSEEDVSQFDTHFTRQTPVDSPDDTALSESANQAFLGFTYVAPSVLDSIKEGFSFQPKLRSPRRLNSSPRTPVSPLKFSPFEGFRPSSGPPEPMEPPLPPLLPPPPPPPSSTAPLPIRPPSGTKKSKRGRGRPGR encoded by the exons ATGGCGGCCGTGTTTGACCTGGACTTGGAGACGGAGGAAGGCAGCGAGGGCGAGCCAGAGTTCAGCCCCTCG GACGTGTGTCCCCTTGCCGAGTCGAGGGCGGCTGGCCCGGA GCCTGTGGGACACTGTGAGGAGGTGGAGCTGACTGAGACCAGTGTGAACCTGGGCCCTGAACGCATCGGGCCCCACTGCTTTGAGCTGCTGCGTGTGCTGGGCAAGGGGGGCTATGGCAAG GTGTTCCAAGTCCGAAAGGTGCAGGGCACCAACTTGGGCAAGATATATGCCATGAAAGTCCTGAGAAAG GCCAAAATTGTGCGCAACGCCAAGGACACAGCACACACGCGGGCTGAACGGAACATTCTAGAGTCAGTGAAGCACCCCTTCATTGTGGAACTGGCCTATGCCTTCCAGACTGGTGGCAAACTCTACCTCATCCTCGAGTGCCTCAGTG GCGGTGAGCTTTTCACGCATCTGGAGCGAGAGGGCATCTTCCTGGAAGACACAGCCTG TTTCTACCTGGCAGAGATCACCCTGGCCCTGGGACATCTCCACTCCCAAGGCATAATCTACCGGGACCTCAAACCTGAGAACATCATGCTCAACAGTCAGG GCCACATCAAACTGACAGACTTTGGACTCTGCAAAGAGTCGATCCATGAGGGCGCTGTCACCCATACTTTCTGTGGCACCATTGAATACAT GGCCCCTGAGATTCTGGTACGCAGTGGCCACAACCGGGCTGTGGACTGGTGGAGCCTGGGGGCCCTGATGTATGACATGCTCACTGGATCG cCACCCTTCACCGCAGAGAACCGGAAGAAAACCATGGACAAGATCATCAAAGGGAAACTGACGCTGCCCCCCTACCTCACCCCGGATGCCCGGGACCTTGTCAAAAAG TTTCTGAAGCGGAATCCCAGCCAGCGGATCGGGGGTGGCCCAGGGGACTCTGCTGATGTGCAG AGGCACCCCTTCTTCCGGCACATTAATTGGGATGACCTCCTGGCTCGCCGCATAGACCCCCCTTTCAGGCCCTGTCTG CAGTCAGAGGAGGACGTGAGCCAGTTTGACACCCACTTCACACGGCAGACACCAGTGGACAGTCCAGATGATACGGCCCTCAGTGAGAGTGCCAACCAGGCCTTCCTG GGCTTCACATACGTGGCACCTTCTGTCCTGGACAGCATCAAGGAGGGCTTCTCATTCCAGCCCAAGCTACGCTCCCCCAGGCGCCTCAACAGTAGTCCCCGGACCCCAGTCAG CCCCCTGAAGTTCTCACCCTTTGAGGGATTCCGGCCCAGCTCTGGCCCACCGGAGCCCATGGAGCCCCCTCTACCTCCTctcctgccgccgccgccaccaccaccatcaagcactgcccctctccccatccgACCCCCCTCGGGGACCAAGAAGTCTAAGAGGGGCCGTGGGCGCCCTGGGCGCTAG
- the LOC121471454 gene encoding protein tyrosine phosphatase receptor type C-associated protein: MDLPCALGLGTLLALPGVLGSGSSAKDSESSSSVTVVLLLLLLLLLATGLALAWRRLSRDSGGYYHPARLGAALWGRTRRLLWASPPGRWLRAQAKVELPDEDPEQQQDEQDVEEDYHLVGGLEETESQEEDQQCREGPRPQQVPEPGEEARDSNTGGGLGLSSQGPAGSGGSAEALLSDLHAFAGSAAWDDSAEAAGGQGLHVTAL, encoded by the coding sequence GACCTGCCCTGTGCCCTTGGGCTCGGGACACTGCTGGCCCTGCCAGGGGTCCTGGGCTCAGGCAGCAGTGCCAAGGACAGTGAGAGCTCCAGCTCTGTCACTGttgtcctgctgctgctgctgctactgctgctggcCACTGGCCTGGCACTGGCCTGGCGCCGCCTCAGCCGCGACTCAGGGGGCTACTACCACCCAGCCCGCCTGGGCGCCGCACTATGGGGCCGCACTCGCCGCCTCCTCTGGGCCAGCCCACCAGGCCGCTGGCTCCGGGCCCAGGCCAAGGTGGAGCTACCCGATGAGGACCCAGAACAGCAGCAGGACGAGCAGGATGTGGAAGAGGACTACCATCTGGTTGGTGGCCTGGAGGAGACAGAGTCTCAGGAAGAGGATCAGCAATGCAGAGAGGGGCCCCGCCCACAGCAGGTCCCAGAGCCAGGCGAGGAAGCACGTGACAGTAACACCGGAGGgggcctgggcctcagttcccaGGGGCCAGCGGGCTCAGGGGGCAGCGCTGAGGCCCTGCTGAGCGACCTGCACGCCTTTGCTGGCAGCGCGGCCTGGGACGACAGCGCCGAAGCAGCTGGCGGCCAGGGCCTCCACGTCACAGCACTGTAA
- the RPS6KB2 gene encoding ribosomal protein S6 kinase beta-2 isoform X4, whose product MAAVFDLDLETEEGSEGEPEFSPSDVCPLAESRAAGPEPVGHCEEVELTETSVNLGPERIGPHCFELLRVLGKGGYGKVFQVRKVQGTNLGKIYAMKVLRKAKIVRNAKDTAHTRAERNILESVKHPFIVELAYAFQTGGKLYLILECLSGGELFTHLEREGIFLEDTACFYLAEITLALGHLHSQGIIYRDLKPENIMLNSQGHIKLTDFGLCKESIHEGAVTHTFCGTIEYMAPEILVRSGHNRAVDWWSLGALMYDMLTGSPPFTAENRKKTMDKIIKGKLTLPPYLTPDARDLVKKFLKRNPSQRIGGGPGDSADVQRHPFFRHINWDDLLARRIDPPFRPCLQSEEDVSQFDTHFTRQTPVDSPDDTALSESANQAFLPPEVLTL is encoded by the exons ATGGCGGCCGTGTTTGACCTGGACTTGGAGACGGAGGAAGGCAGCGAGGGCGAGCCAGAGTTCAGCCCCTCG GACGTGTGTCCCCTTGCCGAGTCGAGGGCGGCTGGCCCGGA GCCTGTGGGACACTGTGAGGAGGTGGAGCTGACTGAGACCAGTGTGAACCTGGGCCCTGAACGCATCGGGCCCCACTGCTTTGAGCTGCTGCGTGTGCTGGGCAAGGGGGGCTATGGCAAG GTGTTCCAAGTCCGAAAGGTGCAGGGCACCAACTTGGGCAAGATATATGCCATGAAAGTCCTGAGAAAG GCCAAAATTGTGCGCAACGCCAAGGACACAGCACACACGCGGGCTGAACGGAACATTCTAGAGTCAGTGAAGCACCCCTTCATTGTGGAACTGGCCTATGCCTTCCAGACTGGTGGCAAACTCTACCTCATCCTCGAGTGCCTCAGTG GCGGTGAGCTTTTCACGCATCTGGAGCGAGAGGGCATCTTCCTGGAAGACACAGCCTG TTTCTACCTGGCAGAGATCACCCTGGCCCTGGGACATCTCCACTCCCAAGGCATAATCTACCGGGACCTCAAACCTGAGAACATCATGCTCAACAGTCAGG GCCACATCAAACTGACAGACTTTGGACTCTGCAAAGAGTCGATCCATGAGGGCGCTGTCACCCATACTTTCTGTGGCACCATTGAATACAT GGCCCCTGAGATTCTGGTACGCAGTGGCCACAACCGGGCTGTGGACTGGTGGAGCCTGGGGGCCCTGATGTATGACATGCTCACTGGATCG cCACCCTTCACCGCAGAGAACCGGAAGAAAACCATGGACAAGATCATCAAAGGGAAACTGACGCTGCCCCCCTACCTCACCCCGGATGCCCGGGACCTTGTCAAAAAG TTTCTGAAGCGGAATCCCAGCCAGCGGATCGGGGGTGGCCCAGGGGACTCTGCTGATGTGCAG AGGCACCCCTTCTTCCGGCACATTAATTGGGATGACCTCCTGGCTCGCCGCATAGACCCCCCTTTCAGGCCCTGTCTG CAGTCAGAGGAGGACGTGAGCCAGTTTGACACCCACTTCACACGGCAGACACCAGTGGACAGTCCAGATGATACGGCCCTCAGTGAGAGTGCCAACCAGGCCTTCCTG CCCCCTGAAGTTCTCACCCTTTGA
- the RPS6KB2 gene encoding ribosomal protein S6 kinase beta-2 isoform X2 encodes MAAVFDLDLETEEGSEGEPEFSPSVFQVRKVQGTNLGKIYAMKVLRKAKIVRNAKDTAHTRAERNILESVKHPFIVELAYAFQTGGKLYLILECLSGGELFTHLEREGIFLEDTACFYLAEITLALGHLHSQGIIYRDLKPENIMLNSQGHIKLTDFGLCKESIHEGAVTHTFCGTIEYMAPEILVRSGHNRAVDWWSLGALMYDMLTGSPPFTAENRKKTMDKIIKGKLTLPPYLTPDARDLVKKFLKRNPSQRIGGGPGDSADVQRHPFFRHINWDDLLARRIDPPFRPCLQSEEDVSQFDTHFTRQTPVDSPDDTALSESANQAFLGFTYVAPSVLDSIKEGFSFQPKLRSPRRLNSSPRTPVSPLKFSPFEGFRPSSGPPEPMEPPLPPLLPPPPPPPSSTAPLPIRPPSGTKKSKRGRGRPGR; translated from the exons ATGGCGGCCGTGTTTGACCTGGACTTGGAGACGGAGGAAGGCAGCGAGGGCGAGCCAGAGTTCAGCCCCTCG GTGTTCCAAGTCCGAAAGGTGCAGGGCACCAACTTGGGCAAGATATATGCCATGAAAGTCCTGAGAAAG GCCAAAATTGTGCGCAACGCCAAGGACACAGCACACACGCGGGCTGAACGGAACATTCTAGAGTCAGTGAAGCACCCCTTCATTGTGGAACTGGCCTATGCCTTCCAGACTGGTGGCAAACTCTACCTCATCCTCGAGTGCCTCAGTG GCGGTGAGCTTTTCACGCATCTGGAGCGAGAGGGCATCTTCCTGGAAGACACAGCCTG TTTCTACCTGGCAGAGATCACCCTGGCCCTGGGACATCTCCACTCCCAAGGCATAATCTACCGGGACCTCAAACCTGAGAACATCATGCTCAACAGTCAGG GCCACATCAAACTGACAGACTTTGGACTCTGCAAAGAGTCGATCCATGAGGGCGCTGTCACCCATACTTTCTGTGGCACCATTGAATACAT GGCCCCTGAGATTCTGGTACGCAGTGGCCACAACCGGGCTGTGGACTGGTGGAGCCTGGGGGCCCTGATGTATGACATGCTCACTGGATCG cCACCCTTCACCGCAGAGAACCGGAAGAAAACCATGGACAAGATCATCAAAGGGAAACTGACGCTGCCCCCCTACCTCACCCCGGATGCCCGGGACCTTGTCAAAAAG TTTCTGAAGCGGAATCCCAGCCAGCGGATCGGGGGTGGCCCAGGGGACTCTGCTGATGTGCAG AGGCACCCCTTCTTCCGGCACATTAATTGGGATGACCTCCTGGCTCGCCGCATAGACCCCCCTTTCAGGCCCTGTCTG CAGTCAGAGGAGGACGTGAGCCAGTTTGACACCCACTTCACACGGCAGACACCAGTGGACAGTCCAGATGATACGGCCCTCAGTGAGAGTGCCAACCAGGCCTTCCTG GGCTTCACATACGTGGCACCTTCTGTCCTGGACAGCATCAAGGAGGGCTTCTCATTCCAGCCCAAGCTACGCTCCCCCAGGCGCCTCAACAGTAGTCCCCGGACCCCAGTCAG CCCCCTGAAGTTCTCACCCTTTGAGGGATTCCGGCCCAGCTCTGGCCCACCGGAGCCCATGGAGCCCCCTCTACCTCCTctcctgccgccgccgccaccaccaccatcaagcactgcccctctccccatccgACCCCCCTCGGGGACCAAGAAGTCTAAGAGGGGCCGTGGGCGCCCTGGGCGCTAG